In Acidimicrobiales bacterium, a genomic segment contains:
- a CDS encoding DUF222 domain-containing protein — protein MQLSEVIERLAEAVDGLEPGRLTGADASKLLELFERGSRLCDAGKTLVAGRAAECREWARTGARSPRDWLSGVSGTSPGQAQRTLDTAGRLGDQPELADALKSGEISSDQADEISRVTTEHPDATRFLIDQAKQRGHKGFKRACRQVALSSHSREEDQAKARRQRESQYCRDWIDQDGMGHIDARLAPIEFATWKSFFHPFEQEAFDKARKAGLRDNPDRYRADALVAMTQAARHTTDTPAGDPLDQLLQDPDDSAGDTPKRKLPVMVIAVVDHAVFQRGYALPGERHYIEGIGPVPVSHLEELMKDALIAAIVMKGSDVGRAVHLGRYPTALQKTALHIRDPECVVPGCEQDQHLEVDHLPEFNQTHHTTLPELARECPDHHDDRTYKGAVLTGGPGNWQWQPPPFEGQFDKPPPGWVGGPFDDQPGAALRPSPDPDP, from the coding sequence ATGCAGTTGTCCGAGGTGATCGAGCGCTTGGCCGAGGCGGTGGACGGGCTCGAACCCGGCCGCCTCACCGGCGCTGACGCCTCGAAGCTGCTCGAACTGTTCGAGCGCGGCTCGAGGCTGTGCGACGCCGGCAAGACGCTGGTCGCCGGCCGCGCCGCGGAGTGCCGGGAGTGGGCTCGTACGGGTGCCCGCTCGCCCCGGGATTGGCTGTCCGGCGTTTCGGGGACGAGCCCCGGCCAAGCTCAGCGCACACTCGACACCGCCGGCCGGCTCGGCGACCAACCCGAGTTGGCCGACGCCCTCAAATCCGGTGAGATCTCATCCGACCAAGCCGACGAGATCTCCCGGGTCACCACTGAGCATCCGGATGCGACTCGATTCCTCATCGACCAGGCCAAGCAGCGCGGCCACAAAGGTTTCAAGCGCGCCTGCAGGCAGGTAGCCCTCTCGTCCCACAGCCGCGAGGAGGATCAGGCAAAGGCCCGCCGCCAGCGCGAGTCCCAGTACTGCCGCGACTGGATCGACCAGGACGGGATGGGGCACATCGACGCGCGCCTCGCGCCGATCGAGTTCGCCACTTGGAAGTCCTTCTTCCATCCGTTCGAACAAGAGGCCTTCGACAAGGCCCGCAAGGCCGGCCTGCGCGATAACCCAGACCGCTACCGCGCCGACGCGCTCGTGGCCATGACCCAAGCCGCGCGCCACACCACCGATACCCCAGCCGGCGATCCGCTGGACCAGCTCCTTCAAGATCCCGACGACAGCGCCGGCGACACACCCAAACGGAAGCTTCCAGTGATGGTGATCGCCGTAGTCGACCACGCCGTCTTCCAACGTGGCTACGCGCTCCCCGGCGAACGTCATTACATCGAAGGAATCGGGCCCGTTCCGGTATCCCATCTGGAAGAGCTGATGAAGGACGCTTTAATCGCCGCGATCGTGATGAAAGGAAGCGATGTTGGCAGAGCGGTCCACCTGGGCAGATACCCCACTGCCCTCCAGAAAACGGCCCTTCACATCCGAGATCCCGAATGCGTGGTTCCCGGCTGCGAACAGGACCAGCATCTAGAGGTAGACCACCTTCCGGAGTTCAATCAGACCCACCACACCACCCTGCCCGAGCTCGCCCGCGAGTGCCCCGATCACCACGACGACCGCACGTACAAAGGCGCGGTCCTCACAGGCGGGCCCGGCAACTGGCAGTGGCAACCACCGCCGTTCGAAGGCCAGTTCGATAAACCGCCCCCCGGCTGGGTCGGCGGACCTTTCGACGACCAACCCGGAGCGGCACTGCGTCCGTCGCCCGACCCCGACCCATAG
- a CDS encoding tautomerase family protein produces MPFIDVKVMEEVLSTEQKQTIAKGITDVFADVVGAAARPVTWVVIQDVSSGQWTMGGDVITAEGVKEMLHGQAAKV; encoded by the coding sequence ATGCCGTTCATCGATGTGAAGGTAATGGAAGAGGTGCTCTCCACCGAGCAGAAGCAGACGATCGCCAAAGGGATCACAGATGTGTTCGCCGATGTGGTCGGCGCTGCGGCCCGGCCGGTTACGTGGGTGGTCATCCAGGACGTCTCGAGCGGCCAGTGGACCATGGGCGGCGACGTCATCACTGCCGAGGGCGTGAAGGAAATGCTGCACGGCCAAGCCGCCAAGGTGTAG
- a CDS encoding TIGR03086 family metal-binding protein has translation MQQSRRSDNTSSRVAELIEMGRDREAAELAVARSRSIDETRSMTQGGAMDVLDQFDQLGPLLGEVVGGIRPDQLDNPTPCAKFTVRGILEHMIGGATVFTAAFRGVEPNQPDTSDVLVSFGPTLQGLADSVHSAGALERTIQAPFGELPGTTFARFVVLDGLIHGWDLATSTGQTYQPADPLVLEVEAFARDAVEPMRDGDTFAAAVVPPPSATPIQRLAAFTGRQLEGG, from the coding sequence ATGCAGCAATCGCGTCGGTCGGACAACACCTCGAGTCGCGTCGCCGAGCTCATCGAGATGGGCCGCGACCGCGAAGCAGCCGAACTCGCCGTCGCTCGGAGCCGCTCGATCGACGAAACTCGATCCATGACCCAAGGAGGGGCGATGGATGTCCTAGACCAGTTTGACCAGCTCGGCCCGCTGCTCGGCGAAGTCGTCGGCGGGATTCGACCCGATCAGCTCGACAATCCGACGCCGTGTGCCAAGTTCACGGTCCGCGGCATACTCGAGCACATGATTGGTGGGGCAACCGTTTTCACGGCCGCGTTTCGTGGTGTCGAGCCAAACCAGCCCGACACGAGCGATGTTTTGGTCAGCTTTGGCCCGACTCTGCAGGGCCTTGCCGATTCCGTTCACAGCGCCGGCGCCCTCGAGCGCACCATCCAAGCCCCGTTCGGCGAGCTGCCCGGGACTACGTTCGCACGGTTCGTGGTCCTGGACGGCCTGATCCACGGCTGGGATCTGGCCACCTCCACCGGCCAGACCTACCAACCAGCGGACCCGCTAGTCCTGGAGGTCGAAGCCTTCGCCCGCGACGCCGTCGAACCGATGCGCGACGGCGACACCTTCGCAGCGGCTGTTGTGCCGCCGCCATCGGCCACACCAATCCAGCGACTCGCGGCCTTCACCGGACGACAGCTGGAGGGCGGCTGA
- a CDS encoding LuxR C-terminal-related transcriptional regulator, which yields MIAALATLTAARDALARHDWEACHDLVKELSLEEPMAEAERLDLLADASWWLGRLEESIEARQAAHRIFESLGDHRRAGMCAVWLYQDHCLRARPAAASAWLQRARRSLDGDINCVEYGSLLLREAEAAHGGLRLDHAAELAEEARALGRQLTSADLEAEALQTLGRVLIDAGKPTAGVAHLDEAMLLAVEGRLSPYATGKVYCSLISACEELGDLRRAAEWTEATATWAAQYPFAIFPGICRVHHAVVLERQGALEDAEREATRACTELLGSHLPNAAAAYAEVGDIRRRLGQLERAEEAFSQAKELCGRACAGAALLRLAQGRPEEARTIIAGCLADEPAGRLGRARLLPAAVQVAVAADDMVRAHAGVEELESIADRFDTPMLHAQAALARGRVQLAEGDPAGAGETLQGALRRWQELEVPYEVATASTLLGEAQREAGDEDAAIASFAKARALFEQIGAHLDARGIDAAPRTPRPAGLTEREVEVLCLVAAGRSNKEIAARLHLSVKTVSRHLTNIFNKTDVSSRAAATAFAFEHRLIAKVRRNEL from the coding sequence ATGATCGCCGCACTCGCCACACTGACCGCGGCTCGTGACGCGCTCGCCCGCCACGACTGGGAAGCCTGCCATGACCTCGTCAAGGAACTGTCCCTTGAGGAACCAATGGCCGAAGCGGAGCGCCTCGACCTTCTGGCGGACGCATCGTGGTGGCTGGGGCGGCTGGAGGAGAGCATCGAAGCTCGGCAAGCCGCCCACCGGATCTTCGAATCGCTCGGAGATCACCGCCGAGCCGGCATGTGCGCGGTCTGGCTGTACCAGGATCATTGCCTGCGGGCCCGCCCCGCCGCAGCTTCAGCGTGGCTCCAGCGGGCACGGCGCAGTCTCGACGGTGACATCAACTGCGTCGAGTACGGCTCCCTGCTGTTGCGTGAGGCTGAGGCCGCTCACGGCGGACTGCGCCTCGATCACGCCGCCGAGCTAGCCGAAGAGGCCCGCGCACTCGGCCGGCAACTGACCTCGGCCGACCTCGAAGCCGAGGCTCTGCAGACCCTCGGCCGCGTCCTGATCGACGCCGGCAAGCCCACCGCTGGTGTCGCCCATCTCGACGAAGCCATGCTCCTTGCCGTCGAAGGGAGGCTCAGCCCGTACGCGACCGGCAAGGTCTACTGCAGCCTCATCAGCGCCTGCGAAGAGCTCGGAGACTTGCGCAGAGCAGCTGAATGGACAGAGGCCACCGCGACCTGGGCGGCGCAATATCCGTTCGCGATCTTCCCCGGGATCTGCCGGGTTCATCACGCCGTAGTTCTCGAGCGCCAAGGCGCTCTGGAAGACGCCGAGCGGGAGGCGACCCGTGCGTGCACCGAGCTGCTCGGTAGTCACCTCCCCAATGCAGCGGCCGCTTATGCCGAAGTCGGCGACATCCGCCGCCGCCTCGGGCAGCTGGAGCGAGCCGAGGAGGCATTCTCCCAAGCGAAGGAACTGTGCGGGCGGGCCTGCGCCGGCGCTGCTCTTCTCCGGCTTGCCCAAGGTCGCCCGGAGGAGGCGCGCACGATCATCGCCGGCTGCCTGGCGGACGAGCCCGCTGGTCGGCTCGGCCGAGCGCGACTCCTCCCCGCCGCCGTACAAGTCGCGGTGGCGGCCGACGATATGGTCCGGGCCCATGCGGGCGTAGAAGAACTGGAGTCGATCGCCGACCGGTTCGACACCCCCATGCTTCACGCTCAAGCTGCTCTGGCCCGAGGCCGGGTTCAGCTTGCCGAGGGCGACCCGGCCGGCGCCGGCGAGACCCTCCAGGGGGCCCTACGTCGATGGCAGGAACTCGAGGTGCCCTACGAGGTCGCCACCGCCAGCACCCTCCTCGGCGAAGCGCAACGAGAGGCCGGAGACGAGGACGCAGCGATTGCGTCCTTCGCAAAAGCCCGAGCACTCTTCGAACAGATCGGTGCACACCTGGACGCGCGCGGAATCGACGCGGCACCGCGAACCCCTCGACCGGCCGGGCTCACCGAACGTGAAGTCGAGGTGCTGTGCCTTGTCGCCGCGGGCCGGTCCAACAAGGAGATAGCAGCCCGGCTGCACCTGAGCGTCAAAACCGTTTCCCGGCACCTGACCAACATCTTCAACAAGACCGATGTGTCCTCACGAGCTGCCGCCACGGCGTTCGCTTTCGAGCACCGCCTGATCGCAAAAGTGAGAAGAAACGAACTCTGA
- a CDS encoding response regulator transcription factor, whose product MIRLLIADDEAMVRKGLRLVLETEDDLQVIGEAADGYEAIEETKRLRPDVVLMDVRMPRLDGVEACRQIVEDSETKVVVLTTFDLDEHLFAAIRAGASGFLLKASPPEELVSAIRAAQAGNALVEPKMTKRLLDEFARRPGTPTTGEIPDRFAELTDREVDVLREVVRGASNAEIAERLYISETTVKTHVNHILTKLGVRDRIQAVVLAYDYGLVEPGGTRT is encoded by the coding sequence GTGATTCGCCTGCTGATCGCCGACGACGAAGCGATGGTTCGCAAGGGGCTCCGCCTCGTGCTCGAGACGGAGGACGATCTGCAGGTCATCGGCGAGGCGGCCGATGGGTACGAAGCCATCGAGGAGACGAAGCGCCTCCGCCCCGACGTGGTCCTCATGGACGTGCGGATGCCCCGGCTGGACGGGGTCGAGGCCTGCCGCCAGATCGTCGAGGACAGCGAAACCAAGGTGGTGGTGCTGACCACCTTCGACCTCGACGAGCACCTGTTCGCGGCGATCCGGGCCGGCGCGAGTGGCTTCCTCCTCAAGGCCTCGCCCCCCGAGGAGCTCGTGTCAGCGATCAGGGCAGCCCAGGCGGGCAACGCGCTGGTCGAGCCCAAAATGACCAAGCGGCTCCTCGACGAGTTCGCCCGCCGGCCCGGCACCCCAACGACCGGAGAGATTCCCGATCGGTTCGCCGAGCTCACCGACCGGGAGGTTGACGTCCTCAGGGAGGTCGTCCGAGGGGCGAGCAACGCCGAGATCGCCGAACGCCTCTACATCAGCGAGACCACCGTCAAGACCCACGTGAACCACATCCTCACCAAGCTCGGGGTCCGCGACCGGATCCAGGCGGTCGTGCTCGCCTACGACTACGGCCTCGTGGAGCCCGGCGGCACCCGCACCTGA
- a CDS encoding CHAP domain-containing protein yields the protein MAAGSRAGWRRLIGGAMVVACAAALMTTVSTNRVALKASLAAYSDPGVIALGDAVFAGGAPSPSLSSPVVGMAVDPVNNGYWVVAADGGVFTYGGAPYYGSGGSINLYSPVVGMAATPDGRGYWLVAADGGVFTFGDAPFYGSMGATKLNSPVVGMAATPSGHGYWLAAADGGIFTFGDAPFYGSMGAIKLNSPVVGIAASPTGKGYWMVAGDAGIFNFGDAGFFGTPASHGIAAWASGMAATKDGKGYWISNANGAVYYEGDAITYGNNLDTPRTEPIAAIARTNSGKGYFLLEPDAFETAFSHPGGGGAIVKGAASQIQGDPVSGYFCNPYGPCEAWCALFATWAWENAGIPIPRFAFVGDIYNWAARFTRVIPPTGRPAPGDIILYGTGPQSIYTAVHTGIVAQVWPDGSIDTIEGDAGPGPSGYFNVIINGPFLPSHSMEYNGMPIFGFAVP from the coding sequence GTGGCGGCAGGTAGTAGGGCGGGGTGGCGACGTTTGATCGGCGGGGCAATGGTCGTCGCCTGCGCGGCCGCGCTCATGACCACGGTGTCGACAAACCGTGTCGCACTGAAGGCATCGCTCGCCGCGTATTCCGACCCTGGTGTCATCGCATTGGGTGACGCGGTCTTCGCCGGCGGGGCACCTTCGCCTTCTCTCTCATCTCCGGTCGTCGGCATGGCAGTCGATCCGGTGAACAACGGCTACTGGGTAGTGGCGGCTGACGGGGGAGTGTTCACTTACGGCGGAGCCCCCTATTACGGATCCGGCGGCTCGATCAACCTGTACTCGCCCGTGGTCGGGATGGCAGCAACGCCCGATGGCCGAGGTTACTGGTTGGTCGCCGCGGACGGCGGGGTTTTCACGTTCGGTGACGCCCCGTTCTACGGATCGATGGGGGCTACGAAGCTCAACTCGCCGGTGGTCGGGATGGCCGCGACGCCGAGCGGTCATGGGTACTGGCTGGCAGCCGCCGACGGAGGCATTTTTACCTTCGGTGACGCCCCCTTCTACGGGTCGATGGGGGCTATCAAGCTCAACTCGCCCGTCGTCGGGATAGCAGCCTCGCCGACGGGGAAGGGCTACTGGATGGTCGCCGGTGACGCCGGCATATTCAACTTCGGCGACGCAGGATTCTTCGGGACCCCCGCCTCTCACGGGATCGCCGCCTGGGCGAGCGGCATGGCCGCGACCAAGGACGGCAAGGGTTACTGGATCTCGAATGCGAACGGCGCGGTCTACTACGAAGGCGACGCCATCACCTACGGCAACAACCTCGACACCCCGCGGACCGAGCCGATCGCCGCGATCGCCCGGACCAACAGTGGAAAGGGGTACTTCCTTCTCGAGCCCGACGCGTTCGAGACGGCGTTCTCTCATCCGGGCGGCGGGGGAGCGATCGTCAAGGGCGCGGCGAGCCAGATCCAGGGGGACCCGGTCAGCGGGTACTTCTGCAACCCGTACGGCCCGTGCGAGGCGTGGTGCGCGCTGTTTGCCACCTGGGCGTGGGAGAACGCAGGCATCCCGATTCCCCGTTTTGCGTTCGTCGGCGACATCTACAACTGGGCGGCACGGTTCACCCGGGTCATCCCGCCGACGGGCAGGCCCGCGCCGGGTGACATCATCCTTTACGGCACCGGGCCGCAGAGCATCTACACCGCCGTGCACACTGGCATCGTCGCCCAGGTCTGGCCGGACGGATCGATCGACACGATCGAGGGCGATGCCGGCCCGGGCCCCTCGGGTTATTTCAACGTGATCATCAACGGGCCGTTCCTCCCGAGCCATTCGATGGAGTACAACGGCATGCCGATTTTCGGGTTCGCCGTCCCGTGA
- a CDS encoding VOC family protein, which yields MAKLDHLGLFVTDLGACRDWYTSVIGMTVEFESADPPAIGLQDDNDFTLILSAAGTEKSSCSIFFQVDDVMKTCDDLRSRGVEFLHQPQRNAWGFGAELLDPDSRLVGLWDEKSMKENAPQ from the coding sequence ATGGCGAAGCTCGATCATCTCGGCCTGTTCGTCACTGATCTCGGAGCGTGCCGCGACTGGTATACCTCAGTGATCGGGATGACCGTCGAGTTCGAGAGTGCAGATCCGCCGGCGATCGGCCTCCAAGACGACAACGACTTCACCCTGATCCTCTCCGCAGCGGGCACGGAGAAGTCGAGCTGCAGCATTTTCTTTCAGGTCGACGACGTGATGAAGACCTGCGACGACCTTCGTTCGCGTGGAGTCGAGTTCCTCCATCAACCTCAGAGAAACGCCTGGGGGTTCGGCGCAGAACTCCTCGATCCCGACAGCCGTCTTGTGGGGTTGTGGGACGAGAAGTCGATGAAGGAGAACGCCCCGCAGTAG